A genomic segment from Drosophila miranda strain MSH22 chromosome 3, D.miranda_PacBio2.1, whole genome shotgun sequence encodes:
- the LOC108159399 gene encoding eukaryotic translation initiation factor 3 subunit B, with protein sequence MAKKKSEDHSGGDANDSDYNEEPNFEDPPNFVDNISDDDLLGDMLAQRPSEADGVESVVVVDNIPKVEPVRLEKLKSVINKLFSHCGDIVNVVYPVDEEGKTKGYAFMEYKHAGQAEEAVKKLNNHRLDKNHTFAVNLFTDFQKYENIPEKWEPPTVQSFKVQNDLYNFINDPDAYDQYCVAAETSQNCVQVGFWQNVLPEPNELETRERFTDTFVKWSPLGTYVVTFHKPGVAIWGGSSFQKIQKFPHTGTQFVEFSPCENYLVTYGPTPTGQKIIIWDIRTGAEKRSFVADGMSVLSMFRWSHDDKYVARMGDNSIHIYETPSFYLLDLKSIKIPGIRGFSWSPTDNVIAYWVEEQNQIPARVTLMEIPKKRETRNKNLFHVADCKLHWQKSGDYLCVKVDRYSKLKKDKKELDVKFLGMFYNFEIFHMREKEVPVDSVEIRELILAFAWEPIGNKFSIIHGEPNSANVSFYEVNKGVKPSLVKRLEKKSCTHLFWSPRGQFIVMANLTMGTFEFVDSTNDYIISASPDHFRASEVEWDPTGRYVVTGVSSWKVKEDTGFNMYTFQGRIIKRTILKNFVQFLWRPRPPTLLSEDKQKDIKKNLKKYYPAFEQKDRLRLTRASKELLEKRSQLRETFMEYRNKRIGEWKEQKSRRVMLRGHMDTDNLETEEVDEEVVEFLVKEEITLLE encoded by the exons ATGGCTAAAAAGAAGAGTGAAGACCATTCCGGTGGCGATGCGAACGACAGTGACTACAACGAGGAGCCCAATTTCGAAGATCCGCCCAATTTCGTGGACAATATTAGCGATGATG ATCTGCTCGGTGACATGCTGGCGCAGCGGCCCTCCGAGGCCGACGGTGTCGAGAGCGTTGTCGTGGTGGACAATATCCCTAAGGTGGAGCCGGTGCGTTTGGAAAAATTGAAATCGGTCATCAACAAGCTCTTCTCGCACTGCGGCGATATTGTGAATGTTGTTTATCCTGTCGACGAGGAGGGCAAGACGAAGGGCTATGCGTTCATGGAGTACAAGCACGCCGGCCAGGCGGAGGAAGCCGTCAAGAAGCTGAACAACCATCGGCTGGATAAGAATCATACGTTTGCTGTGAATTTGTTTACGGATTTCCAGAA GTACGAGAACATCCCGGAGAAATGGGAACCACCAACTGTGCAGTCCTTCAAGGTGCAAAACGATCTGTACAACTTCATCAATGACCCCGATGCGTATGACCAATACTGTGTGGCAGCGGAAACTTCCCAGAACTGCGTTCAGGTTGGCTTCTGGCAGAATGTTCTGCCCGAGCCCAACGAGCTGGAGACCCGCGAACGGTTCACGGACACCTTTGTCAAGTGGTCGCCCCTGGGCACCTATGTGGTGACGTTCCACAAGCCCGGCGTGGCCATTTGGGGCGGCAGCAGTTTCCAGAAGATCCAGAAGTTCCCCCACACTGGAACACAGTTTGTAGAGTTCTCGCCCTGCGAAAACTATTTGGTAACCTACGGCCCCACCCCGACAGGTCAGAAGATTATCATTTGGGACATACGCACTGGCGCTGAGAAGCGCTCGTTTGTGGCCGACGGCATGTCGGTCCTGTCTATGTTCCGTTGGTCGCACGACGACAAGTATGTGGCCAGGATGGGCGACAACTCGATCCACATCTATGAAACACCCTCCTTCTATCTGCTGGATCTGAAATCCATCAAGATTCCTGGCATCCGAGGATTCTCCTGGTCGCCCACGGACAATGTGATTGCCTACTGGGTGGAGGAGCAGAATCAAATACCTGCCCGCGTCACCTTAATGGAGATACCCAAGAAGCGGGAGACTCGCAACAAAAACCTATTCCATGTGGCCGATTGCAAGCTCCACTGGCAGAAGTCCGGCGACTATCTGTGCGTCAAAGTAGATCGCTATTCCAAGTTGAAGAAGGACAAGAAGGAGCTGGACGTCAAGTTCCTGGGCATGTTCTACAACTTTGAGATCTTCCACATGCGGGAGAAGGAGGTCCCAGTCGATTCGGTGGAGATTCGCGAGCTCATTCTGGCCTTTGCCTGGGAGCCCATCGGCAACAAGTTCTCTATTATCCACGGAGAGCCCAACTCCGCCAATGTGAGCTTCTACGAGGTTAACAAGGGCGTGAAGCCGAGCCTGGTCAAGCGGCTGGAGAAGAAGTCTTGTACGCATCTGTTCTGGTCACCACGAGGGCAGTTCATAGTGATGGCCAATCTGACCATGGGCACCTTTGAGTTTGTCGATTCGACCAATGACTACATCATCAGTGCGTCGCCTGATCATTTCCGTGCCTCTGAGGTTGAGTGGGATCCCACTGGCCGGTATGTGGTCACTGGCGTCTCTTCCTGGAAGGTCAAGGAGGATACCGGCTTCAACATGTACACGTTCCAGGGGCGCATCATCAAGCGCACCATTCTGAAGAACTTTGTGCAGTTCCTTTGGCGTCCCAGGCCTCCGACCCTCCTCAGCGAGGACAAGCAGAAGGATATCAAGAAGAACTTGAAGAAGTACTATCCCGCCTTCGAGCAGAAGGATCGCCTGCGACTCACCCGCGCCTCCAAGGAGTTGCTCGAGAAGCGTTCCCAACTGCGCGAGACCTTCATGGAGTATCGCAACAAGCGCATTGGCGAATGGAAGGAACAGAAGAGTCGTCGCGTCATGCTGCGAGGAC ATATGGACACAGATAACTTGGAAACCGAAGAGGTCGATGAGGAAGTTGTTGAATTTTTAGTCAAGGAAGAAATCACTCTTCTAGAGTAG
- the LOC108159397 gene encoding LOW QUALITY PROTEIN: sprouty-related, EVH1 domain-containing protein 2 (The sequence of the model RefSeq protein was modified relative to this genomic sequence to represent the inferred CDS: substituted 1 base at 1 genomic stop codon) — translation MTEGHESEFLVTVRAQVMTRDESTEGWLPLAGGGLANVSIRKRARLSPLASGHDYIIYGQRISDQSVILSCIINRDLKYYKVMPTFHHWRAGKQRNGLTFQTAADARAFDKGVLRAYNELIDGLAKSNPTIICPPLTKYDSVGEDDVFMTLDLPVESESLQKIHSSPEGSEKSHKSKDSYSNNSDSEKLPAAPIHYISTDKTSTTTTTQDGPPSSAAPAPGAAQIAASENYSYVTLTAVHHDYNYPVVDQPVGAQVLNARRESISALKKRNALEAAQAMAAAQTVGTGGGGKSLQKQNVSEILKKETRLRCRYCHELYSEEFNRRGACEYAPDTFRAGYECISGMGCARCMIYHCMSDAEGETAQHPCECSATEAGCTKRWLGLAVLSLFVPCLWCYPPLRACHWMGIQCGLCGAQHKPHVXHLEARLQGQYDDDPRPRSELQHKNQQPNHANQSKNQLNNQQHHHRCQTDEQTRDTKSQTLWRPRPRQSQPQAHSQSQRHFYNWELSHSLGAPQQEQQPAYLMQPRTSKAAQNDYGRLLF, via the exons ATGACAGAAGGACATGAAAG CGAATTCTTAGTTACAGTACGCGCACAGGTAATGACCAGAGACGAGAGTACCGAGGGCTGGCTACCGCTGGCCGGGGGTGGTCTGGCCAATGTGTCCATACGGAAACGGGCTAGACTATCCCCACTGGCATCGGGTCATGACTACATCATCTATGGGCAGAGGATCTCCGATCAAAGT GTCATCTTGAGCTGTATCATCAATCGTGATCTAAAGTATTACAAAGTAATGCCAACATTTCATCATTGGCGCGCCGGCAAGCAGCGCAACGGCCTTACATTTCAAACGGCCGCCGATGCGCGAGCCTTCGATAAGGGTGTGCTGCGCGCCTATAATGAACTAATTGATG GACTGGCCAAATCGAATCCCACTATTATATGCCCACCATTGACCAAATATGATTCGGTTGGTGAAGATGATGTATTCATGACCCTGGATTTACCTGTGGAGAGCGAGAGTTTACAAAAGATACATTCAAGCCCCGAGGGCAGCGAGAAAAGTCACA AGAGCAAGGACAGCTACAGCAACAATTCCGATTCGGAGAAGCTGCCAGCGGCACCAATCCACTACATATCCACGGACAAGACATCAACCACAACCACGACCCAGGATGGACCACCGTCGTCTGCTGCACCGGCACCGGGCGCCGCCCAGATTGCGGCCAGCGAGAATTACTCGTATGTGACGCTGACAGCGGTCCACCACGACTACAACTATCCAGTGGTGGACCAGCCAGTGGGGGCACAGGTGCTCAATGCACGCCGCGAGTCGATCAGTGCACTGAAAAAGCGCAACGCGTTGGAGGCGGCCCAGGCAATGGCGGCAGCCCAAACTGTAGGCACAGGCGGTGGCGGGAAGTCGCTGCAGAAGCAAAACGTATCGGAAATACTCAAGAAGGAGACGCGCTTGCGGTGTCGCTACTGTCACGAGCTGTACAGCGAAGAGTTCAATCGGCGCGGGGCCTGCGAATATGCCCCGGACACCTTTCGCGCCGGCTACGAGTGCATCTCGGGCATGGGCTGTGCCAGGTGCATGATCTATCACTGCATGAGCGATGCCGAGGGCGAGACGGCCCAGCATCCGTGCGAATGCAGCGCCACCGAGGCCGGTTGCACCAAGCGCTGGCTGGGCCTGGCGGTGCTCTCTCTGTTCGTGCCCTGCCTCTGGTGTTATCCGCCGCTGCGAGCCTGCCACTGGATGGGTATCCAGTGCGGTCTCTGCGGCGCCCAGCACAAACCGCATGTCTGACACTTGGAGGCCAGATTGCAGGGACAGTACGATGACGACCCCAGGCCCAGAAGCGAACTCCAGCACAAAAACCAGCAGCCGAACCACGCAAACCAAAGCAAAAACCAGCTAAACaaccagcagcaccaccaccgcTGTCAGACAGACGAGCAGACCAGAGACACCAAAAGTCAGACGCTGTGGCGCCCCAGGCCGCgccagtcccagccccaggCGCACTCTCAATCGCAGCGCCACTTTTACAACTGGGAACTGTCGCACAGCCTGGGTGCCCcacagcaggagcagcagccggcGTACCTGATGCAGCCGCGTACCAGCAAGGCGGCCCAAAACGACTACGGCCGCCTGCTGTTCTAA
- the LOC108160763 gene encoding kelch-like protein 40b: MDELMRLSAQSAKSRSTFTMNFTNPRFNEDAFSNEDTPSSAECKNRSLIEFGYNFEDVQGWSKMKQWPKDKLATILQYTVELHLKTTLVIKIRNSYFNCHLPVLQVYSQFFMELEEIPMMVTLPEDLVTPKAFMIIYKWMLTAEPYLDRTHIVELFIAASYLRIKQLLAHCWICFDDVQCFNEVTACILYVETRYHPSLDIVRNVMLTRIQKFVLIFAATRDFLELPHNHLIYLLSSSSIALNTECEVLYMVVRWMSHDWSTRRAYALKIVECIRFNCMPLWYMLFVRREETHELLLQFLNLNEVNGKMTEAITNITSSMYDDQIFGTNSTHKDTPHERKWIHDQSCDYHHLIGCPNSLEIRYEHFQAYMWKLQQKPVDHWTTFKSVEFNTVGPCHCMR; encoded by the exons ATGGACGAACTAATGCGGCTGTCGGCACAGTCCGCGAAGAGCCGGTCCACCTTCACCATGAACTTTACCAA TCCTAGGTTCAACGAGGATGCATTCAGCAACGAGGATACACCGAGTTCCGCAGAGTGCAAGAATCGGTCGCTCATCGAGTTTGGTTACAATTTCGAGGATGTGCAGGGCTGGTCGAAGATGAAACAGTGGCCCAAGGATAAATTGGCCACCATTCTGCAGTACACGGTGGAGTTGCACCTGAAGACAACCCTCGTGATTAAAATTAGGAACTCGTACTTCAACTGTCACTTGCCGGTGCTGCAGGTGTACTCGCAGTTCTTCATGGAGCTGGAAGAGATACCGATGATGGTGACGCTGCCTGAGGATCTGGTAACGCCGAAGGCTTTTATGATCATTTACAAGTGGATGCTCACCGCTGAGCCCTATTTGGATCGCACGCACATTGTCGAATTGTTCATTGCGGCGTCTTACCTGAGGATCAAACAACTTCTAGCCCATTGCTGGATTTGTTTTGACGATGTTCAATGTTTCAATGAGGTCACGGCGTGCATTCTGTATGTAGAGACGCGGTACCACCCGTCCCTGGATATTGTCCGCAATGTGATGCTCACGCGTATACAAAAGTTTGTCCTCATCTTTGCGGCCACAAGGGATTTTTTGGAACTACCACACAATCACTTGATTTACTTGCTCAGCTCGAGCAGCATCGCTTTGAATACGGAATGTGAG GTGCTCTATATGGTGGTGCGTTGGATGAGTCACGACTGGAGCACTCGGCGTGCGTACGCCCTGAAGATTGTGGAATGCATTCGATTCAATTGTATGCCACTCTGGTATATGCTTTTCGTGCGCCGCGAAGAAACCCATGAGCTGCTGTTGCAGTTTTTGAACCTCAACGAAGTCAACGGGAAGATGACTGAggccatcaccaacatcacATCTTCCATGTACGACGACCAGATCTTTGGGACCAATTCGACTCATAAGGACACTCCGCATGAGCGCAAGTGGATTCACGACCAATCCTGTGATTATCATCATCTGATTGGATGTCCCAATAGCCTTGAGATCCGATACGAGCACTTTCAGGCCTACATGTGGAAGCTGCAGCAAAAGCCGGTTGATCATTGGACCACTTTTAAGTCCGTTGAATTTAATACTGTCGGACCTTGTCACTGCATGAGGTAG
- the LOC108160698 gene encoding trafficking protein particle complex subunit 5, translated as MEKLEALKKSSMRPRSNILDRPLSKGKTEVSLSIVAMLFSEIVQYSQSRVFTVPELQTRLHDLGQDVGTRIIDLYFVRERSSKRETKLTQMLLFVKTTVWKNLFGKEAEKLEHANDDERTYYIIEKEPLVNTFISVPKDKSSLNCANFTAGIVEAVLTNCGFPCKVTAHWHKGTTYMVKFEDFVIARDKQMEEK; from the exons ATGGAAAAACTGGAAGCTCTTAAAAAATCCTCAATGCGGCCACGCAGTAATATTCTAGATCGGCCGCTCTCCAAGGGAAAAACAGAGGTCTCCCTAAGCATTGTGGCTATGCTCTTCAGCGAGATTGTCCAGTACTCCCAGAGTCGTGTCTTCACAGTGCCCGAACTACAGACCAG GCTCCACGACCTCGGCCAGGATGTGGGGACCCGCATTATCGACTTGTACTTTGTGCGCGAGCGGAGCTCCAAGAGAGAGACTAAGCTGACACAAATGCTGCTCTTCGTCAAGACGACAGTGTGGAAGAATCTGTTTGGCAAGGAGGCGGAGAAGCTGGAACATGCCAACGATGATGAGCGCACCTATTACATTATAGAGAAGGAGCCGCTGGTGAACACATTCATAAGTGTGCCCAAAGACAAGAGCTCCTTAAACTGTGCCAACTTTACGGCTGGAATTGTGGAGGCTGTGCTTACAAACTGCGGATTT ccctGCAAGGTCACCGCCCACTGGCACAAGGGCACCACCTACATGGTCAAGTTTGAGGACTTTGTCATAGCACGCGACAAGCAAATGGAGGAGAAATAG
- the LOC108160699 gene encoding uncharacterized protein LOC108160699: MVLTKEEEAFIRRKHDHTLKLRNEYLKQSSNPFRHATGEGGTVFDAGLARFQAMRVSNYEHFKPTGKSFRTGLFAVVLPIAIYAWALKSERDGREEKYRTGQVAYKDRQFKFI; encoded by the exons ATGGTTTTAACCAAGGAAGAGGAGGCATTTATCCGCCGCAAGCATGATCATACTCTAAAACTGCGCAATGAGTATTTGAAACAGAGCTCGAATCCCTTCCGCCATGCCACAGGCGAAGGCGGCACTGTG TTCGATGCCGGCCTAGCCCGCTTCCAGGCTATGCGTGTGTCCAACTACGAGCACTTCAAGCCAACCGGAAAGTCTTTCCGCACGGGTCTCTTTGCCGTGGTACTGCCCATTGCCATTTACGCTTGGGCCCTAAAGAGCGAACGCGATGGTCGCGAGGAGAAATACCGAACCGGGCAGGTGGCCTACAAGGATCGCCAGTTCAAGTTTATTTAA
- the LOC117185744 gene encoding AF4/FMR2 family member 4: MSLKSSARIKKRRSDAAAATFSTGAAAATGNGSGSGNGSGSGNANGSGSGNSHGNGNGNGSTVPPTSNYNCNQSLCSSEKHKKHSYAGRNPNFDTDETKLLIQLWGDPKLQRTLITTHKKHAVICQLAAKMQEYGYHRSPEEITTRIKNLKCFYNRLKKDKECGATSDSEPSWKHFAEMDAIMTRPIFSVRPNEVPAPSLKYQLEQALEEHAEQRSRRLANGEELSESDNEEDDMLLSSLVSKGKEDTPRKEVEAACLGVDTDLNEQTLDAIASKRRKRSTEPDVDIGQSVLASPSIKTEPGHEPGPAPVAAPVESEQEDDDDDDDCMLLPQTKEEPIDVDAGDDSPSEKSPSPVMSTLANILQRPRNPGNLMSYATGNVIISASGTTSTSCSVPIQSTSTLCSNAGMLQPGKISLVPTNFLMQSKLPATVGPSPVAANGSAPQLQLLQSAINQGARLMISGSASAPAQPSNAGLVATAPGGVKFVLVNTEQAKAAAAVAAVGKSAATLPLATAQAQAIAQQQQQQHQQQQHQQQQQQQQKLQQQNLQQEQQLQQRQQRQKEKRIQQEKDENRRERQREESQSRRHMTTMRILLRQLLNSQNEANEIQHNRLSLERERLDWERSMGDRLLSLLPNLVQPAPVATPSTTAQRLQPPKLLFTTALPMGNGTVTMPHILTTNSLPKVITAPSSTPVNCSTSSSSTAIVGGGPAPKPAADGDVQLVTPKQEKEV, encoded by the exons ATGAGTCTCAAGTCCAGTGCCCGAATCAAGAAGCGCCGCTCGGACGCGGCCGCCGCTACCTTTTCaactggagctgctgctgcaaccgggaatggaagtggaagtgggaATGGTAGTGGAAGTGGCAATGCgaatggcagtggcagtggcaacagTCATGGTaatgggaatggaaatggCAGTACCGTCCCCCCAACAAGTAACTACAACTGCAACCAGAGCCTGTGCAGCTCCGAAAAGCACAAGAAGCACAGCTACGCGGGACGCAATCCCAACTTTGATACGGACGAGACGAAGCTGCTGATTCAGCTGTGGGGCGATCCCAAGCTGCAGCGCACCCTCATCACCACGCACAAGAAGCACGCTGTGATCTGCCAACTGGCGGCCAAGATGCAAGAGTACGGCTACCACCGGTCCCCGGAGGAGATAACCACTCGGATCAAGAATCTCAAGTGCTTCTACAATCGCCTTAAGAAGGACAAGGAGTGCGGCGCCACCTCCGATTCGGAGCCCAGCTGGAAGCATTTCGCCGAAATGGATGCCATCATGACGCGGCCCATCTTCAGTGTACGGCCCAATGAGGTGCCAGCCCCATCGCTGAAATATCAACTGGAGCAGGCCCTGGAGGAGCATGCGGAGCAGCGCAGCCGGCGGCTGGCCAACGGCGAGGAGTTGTCCGAGAGCGATAACGAGGAGGACGACATGTTGCTCTCCTCTCTGGTGTCCAAAGGCAAGGAAGACACGCCCCGTAAGGAAGTGGAGGCCGCCTGCCTTGGGGTGGACACAGATTTGAATGAGCAGACCCTTGATGCCATCGCCTCCAAGCGACGCAAACGCTCAACCGAGCCGGATGTGGATATCGGTCAGTCGGTCTTGGCCTCCCCTAGCATCAAGACTGAGCCGGGCCATGAGCCAGGACCTGCTCCCGTTGCTGCACCGGTGGAGTCCGAAcaggaggacgacgacgacgacgacgattgCATGCTGCTGCCCCAGACCAAGGAGGAGCCCATCGATGTGGATGCTGGCGATGATTCACCCAGCGAGAAGTCTCCTAGTCCCGTCATGTCCACTCTGGCGAATATTTTGCAGCGGCCGAGGAACCCAGGCAATCTCATGTCGTACGCGACAGGCAATGTCATCATCTCAGCGAGCGGCACCACTTCGACCAGTTGCTCGGTGCCCATTCAAAGCACTAGCACACTTTGCAGCAATGCGGGCATGCTGCAGCCGGGCAAGATCTCCTTGGTGCCCACCAATTTCCTGATGCAGTCCAAGCTGCCAGCCACTGTGGGACCTAGTCCCGTGGCAGCCAACGGATCTGCTCCACAGCTACAGCTGCTGCAGAGCGCCATCAACCAGGGAGCCCGTTTGATGATTAGCGGATCGGCCTCTGCACCGGCACAGCCAAGCAATGCCGGGCTGGTGGCCACTGCTCCCGGCGGTGTTAAGTTTGTCCTAGTGAATACCGAGCAGGCCAAGGCAGCGGCAGCCGTGGCTGCTGTGGGGAAATCAGCAGCAACGCTACCACTGGCCACGGCCCAGGCTCAGGCCAtagcacagcagcagcagcagcaacaccaacaacagcaacaccaacaacagcagcagcaacaacagaaacTGCAACAGCAAAACCTCCAGCAGGAgcaacagctgcagcagcgcCAGCAGCGACAGAAGGAAAAGAGAATTCAACAGGAGAAGGACGAGAACCGccgagagaggcagagagaggaATCGCAGTCCAGGCGACACATGACAA CTATGAGAATCCTACTCCGGCAGCTGCTTAATTCCCAGAACGAGGCGAATGAGATCCAGCATAATCGCCTGTCACTGGAGCGCGAGCGTCTGGACTGGGAGCGGTCGATGGGGGATCGCCTGCTGTCGTTGCTCCCAAACCTGGTGCAGCCTGCCCCAGTGGCTACTCCATCAACTACTGCCCAGCGCCTGCAGCCGCCTAAGCTGCTGTTCACCACAGCTCTGCCCATGGGCAATGGTACCGTCACCATGCCACATATACTCACAACCAATTCCTTGCCAAAGGTGATTACGGCCCCATCCTCCACGCCAGTCAACTGCagtaccagcagcagcagcactgccATCGTCGGGGGAGGCCCGGCACCAAAACCTGCAGCGGACGGTGATGTTCAACTAGTCACGCCAAAGCAGGAGAAGGAGGTCTAA